A genomic window from Acinetobacter lwoffii includes:
- a CDS encoding KdsC family phosphatase, whose translation MASYVLLEQARHIAALVLDVDGILSDGFVTLTNTGDEIKSFDIRDGLGMKLVQQAGIKVIIITGRKSNIVEKRMSDLGVDLVYQGREDKGTALREACAQLNIDPEDCLYMGDDWPDLSAFAIAGMKVTVPNGHVEVRRRADLVTQAQGGRGAVREICDMLLMSKGMYQELLEKYTRAPY comes from the coding sequence ATGGCATCTTATGTATTATTAGAGCAGGCACGTCATATTGCAGCACTGGTGCTTGATGTAGATGGTATTTTAAGTGATGGCTTTGTAACGCTGACCAATACTGGCGATGAGATCAAATCCTTTGATATTCGTGATGGTCTGGGCATGAAACTGGTTCAGCAAGCAGGGATCAAGGTGATTATTATCACCGGACGTAAAAGCAATATTGTAGAAAAGCGTATGTCGGATCTGGGTGTTGATCTGGTCTATCAGGGCCGTGAAGATAAAGGTACAGCACTTCGTGAAGCCTGTGCGCAGCTCAACATTGATCCTGAAGATTGCCTGTATATGGGCGATGACTGGCCTGATCTGTCTGCGTTCGCCATTGCCGGCATGAAAGTGACCGTACCTAATGGTCATGTCGAAGTTCGCCGCCGTGCCGATCTCGTGACTCAGGCACAGGGTGGACGTGGTGCGGTGCGTGAAATCTGCGATATGTTGTTAATGTCCAAAGGCATGTACCAAGAGTTACTTGAAAAATATACTCGTGCGCCTTATTAA
- a CDS encoding PaaX family transcriptional regulator C-terminal domain-containing protein — protein MTYKLNARHLILDLLYASKNSTLSIKRILAAAELLGISDNGIRVAVARLNQENVIQAVERGVYQLLEKKFDTSFISLNKHPDMQTATTWNGKYVLVYTGTLGRVDRTALSKREKALRYYGFQELEQNVFIRPDNLTLNLSPLKTAVIQFGLDPDARFFQVSQLESETEIRDLWDIEELHQTYHQVQHDINDWFENYQNLTLAEAAKSAFYLGKSALFSLRADPLLPAEWIDTEARQQFELAVRKIEKQGQLLWQHYFKDQGV, from the coding sequence ATGACTTATAAATTAAATGCTCGTCATCTAATTCTAGATCTTTTATATGCATCTAAAAACTCCACCCTGTCTATTAAGCGGATCTTAGCTGCTGCTGAATTATTAGGTATATCTGACAATGGTATCCGTGTCGCTGTAGCCCGATTAAATCAGGAAAATGTCATTCAAGCTGTAGAGCGCGGCGTGTATCAATTGCTAGAGAAAAAATTCGATACTTCTTTTATCAGCTTAAACAAACATCCTGATATGCAAACGGCGACTACATGGAACGGAAAATATGTGCTGGTCTATACCGGTACTTTGGGACGTGTAGACCGTACGGCATTATCTAAAAGGGAAAAAGCGCTACGTTATTATGGTTTTCAGGAACTAGAGCAAAATGTTTTTATTCGTCCCGATAATTTAACGCTAAATCTAAGTCCATTAAAAACAGCTGTAATCCAGTTTGGATTAGATCCTGACGCACGTTTTTTTCAAGTCAGTCAACTGGAAAGTGAAACCGAAATTCGTGATTTATGGGATATCGAAGAGCTACATCAGACCTATCATCAAGTACAGCATGATATTAACGACTGGTTTGAAAATTACCAAAATCTGACTTTAGCAGAGGCTGCAAAAAGTGCTTTTTATTTAGGTAAATCTGCCCTATTTAGTTTGCGTGCTGACCCTTTGCTTCCTGCAGAATGGATAGATACCGAGGCTCGACAACAATTTGAGCTCGCAGTCCGCAAAATAGAAAAACAGGGACAACTTTTATGGCAACACTATTTTAAAGACCAAGGGGTCTAA
- a CDS encoding YceI family protein has translation MNFKTLALGLAVASVATVSMAKPVAYTIDPTHSATVFSWSHFGFSTPSANFSDIQGTINVDNAKPANSSVNVNIPVASINTNVKALDDHIKTAEFFDAAKYPNITFKSTKVQALGKNKYKITGNLTVKDVTKPVVLDAVLNKQGVHPMTKLQTIGFNATTSFNRSAFGVGGYVPNVGDKITVNITTEASVPAPKK, from the coding sequence ATGAATTTCAAAACATTAGCATTAGGCTTGGCGGTCGCATCTGTAGCAACAGTTTCTATGGCAAAACCAGTGGCCTATACGATTGACCCGACTCATTCAGCAACGGTGTTCTCTTGGAGCCACTTTGGTTTCTCTACACCATCTGCAAACTTCAGTGACATCCAGGGTACGATTAATGTTGATAATGCAAAACCTGCGAATTCTTCGGTCAATGTGAACATCCCGGTTGCAAGCATTAATACGAATGTGAAAGCGCTGGATGACCATATTAAGACAGCAGAATTTTTTGATGCTGCCAAATATCCGAATATCACTTTTAAAAGTACTAAAGTTCAGGCTTTAGGCAAAAACAAATACAAAATCACCGGTAACTTAACCGTAAAAGATGTCACTAAACCTGTGGTACTGGACGCAGTTTTAAATAAACAAGGCGTGCACCCAATGACAAAATTACAAACGATTGGTTTCAATGCAACCACTTCATTTAACCGTTCAGCCTTTGGGGTAGGCGGTTATGTTCCAAATGTGGGCGATAAAATTACAGTGAACATTACTACCGAGGCTTCTGTTCCTGCTCCGAAAAAATGA
- the lptC gene encoding LPS export ABC transporter periplasmic protein LptC yields MDTKVLYITAVIIAAISGGYYYYSGKGNKLQADSARSMTYSAQNINLTQTDEAGQVSVRAQVDRLEQNLQLETSKLENLRASTYDNGKVDATFFAKMAHGYDDNTKVVLSQEVLATKIMQNGKMQFRTEELTAFPKTREIETDKTVIVESPQAEFVSQGLKANLNDGQYEFFNIRGKYEPNS; encoded by the coding sequence ATGGATACTAAAGTTTTATATATTACGGCTGTGATTATTGCCGCAATAAGTGGTGGTTATTACTATTACAGCGGCAAGGGCAACAAGCTGCAGGCAGACTCTGCGCGCAGCATGACCTATTCCGCTCAAAATATTAACTTAACCCAGACGGATGAAGCAGGCCAGGTGTCGGTTCGTGCCCAAGTGGACCGACTCGAGCAGAACCTGCAGCTAGAAACCTCAAAGCTGGAAAATCTGCGAGCATCGACCTATGACAATGGTAAAGTCGATGCGACTTTCTTTGCCAAAATGGCGCATGGTTATGATGACAATACAAAAGTTGTACTCTCTCAAGAAGTGCTCGCCACCAAAATCATGCAAAATGGAAAAATGCAGTTTCGTACTGAAGAACTGACTGCTTTTCCGAAAACACGTGAAATTGAAACAGACAAGACAGTGATTGTGGAATCTCCACAGGCTGAATTCGTCAGCCAGGGTCTTAAAGCCAATCTTAATGATGGTCAATACGAATTCTTTAATATTCGAGGAAAGTATGAACCAAACTCCTAA
- a CDS encoding KpsF/GutQ family sugar-phosphate isomerase has translation MPIKPEFFSVLSVGKQALNPQKTANQLDFQKVALETLRIEENALQILATQIDDRFSRACEIILQCTGRLVITGMGKSGHIGRKMAATFASTGTPSFFMHPGEAGHGDLGMLVAGDVLIAISNSGKSDEIMMLMPLIKHLEIPLITISGDDRGPMPQNADVALTLGNIQEACPLGLAPTSSTTATLALGDALAVALLDARGFTSDDFARSHPAGALGKRLLLHVKHLMRTGTDLPKVSPDTAMNKVLYEISNKRLGLTTVVDENDVLLGIFTDGDLRRLIDKQQGFDVNLAIQDVMTKNPLTISQEARAVVALERMNEHKINQFVVVDDANKVIGVISMHDLIQAGVN, from the coding sequence ATGCCCATCAAACCAGAGTTTTTCTCTGTCCTTAGCGTAGGTAAACAGGCTTTGAATCCACAAAAAACAGCGAATCAACTAGATTTCCAGAAAGTCGCACTTGAAACACTGCGCATCGAAGAAAATGCACTACAGATTTTAGCAACACAGATTGATGACCGTTTTAGCCGGGCATGTGAAATTATTCTACAGTGTACTGGCCGTCTGGTGATTACCGGAATGGGCAAGTCAGGTCATATTGGCCGTAAAATGGCGGCGACCTTTGCTTCGACCGGAACTCCCTCATTCTTTATGCATCCAGGTGAAGCTGGTCATGGCGACTTGGGTATGCTGGTGGCTGGTGATGTGCTGATTGCAATTTCAAACTCGGGCAAGAGTGATGAAATCATGATGCTGATGCCACTCATCAAACATCTGGAAATTCCGCTGATTACCATCAGTGGTGATGATCGTGGTCCAATGCCACAAAATGCTGATGTGGCTTTGACGCTAGGTAATATTCAGGAGGCTTGTCCACTGGGTTTAGCGCCGACATCGTCAACGACGGCAACATTGGCTTTGGGTGATGCTTTAGCGGTGGCTTTACTGGATGCTCGCGGCTTTACTTCGGATGATTTTGCACGTTCACATCCTGCAGGTGCATTGGGTAAACGTCTGTTATTGCACGTGAAGCATCTGATGCGTACTGGTACTGATTTACCTAAAGTCTCGCCAGATACCGCCATGAATAAAGTATTGTACGAAATTTCTAACAAGCGCTTGGGCTTAACCACAGTCGTCGATGAAAATGATGTGTTGCTGGGGATTTTTACCGATGGTGACTTGCGTCGCTTGATTGATAAGCAGCAAGGTTTTGATGTCAATCTGGCTATTCAGGACGTGATGACCAAAAATCCGTTGACCATTTCTCAGGAAGCACGTGCAGTGGTGGCACTGGAACGTATGAATGAGCATAAAATTAATCAATTTGTAGTTGTTGATGATGCCAATAAAGTCATTGGTGTGATTAGTATGCATGACCTGATTCAGGCTGGGGTAAATTAA
- the cysS gene encoding cysteine--tRNA ligase has product MQPFVLYNSEQRKKVEFVPRVEGQIDLYVCGMTVYDYCHIGHARTVVAFDYIIRFLRSQGWKVKYVRNITDIDDKIIKRANENGESISELTSRFIDAMNEDFAKLGCLAPDVAPKATDYIDQMQDMISNLVDKGTAYPSNNGDVYFEVEKFAKYGRLSGRKLEDMQAGASERVDVEVEKKHPFDFVLWKHAKENEPSWASPWGNGRPGWHIECSAMSTCCLGNHFDIHGGGADLTFPHHENEIAQSEAATGEQYVNYWMHAGFINVDGEKMSKSLGNFFTIRDVIEKFHPEVVRYFIVSSHYRSPVNYSDVALKEAKNTLSRFYHSFKTYQAVYGDHLIETLDEALVERFNAAMRDDFNTPEAIAVLFEINKELNRTVKEENAEQAAIYYATLRHLTNILGLVQQNVDEFLKSDIGQEALGLSPEQIEDLIQQRQDAKKSKEFARADEIRQSLLDQGVVLEDTRQGTVWRRAD; this is encoded by the coding sequence ATGCAACCATTTGTTCTATATAACTCAGAGCAACGCAAAAAAGTAGAATTCGTACCTCGTGTTGAAGGTCAAATTGATCTGTATGTCTGTGGTATGACGGTTTATGACTACTGTCATATTGGACATGCACGTACAGTGGTTGCATTTGACTATATTATCCGTTTCCTGCGTAGCCAAGGCTGGAAAGTCAAATATGTGCGTAATATTACGGATATTGACGACAAAATTATTAAACGTGCCAATGAAAATGGCGAAAGTATCTCAGAGCTAACCAGCCGCTTTATTGATGCGATGAATGAGGATTTTGCCAAACTGGGCTGCCTTGCACCTGATGTAGCACCTAAAGCCACAGATTACATCGATCAGATGCAGGATATGATCAGCAACCTGGTCGACAAAGGTACGGCTTATCCATCCAATAATGGTGATGTCTACTTTGAGGTCGAGAAGTTTGCCAAATATGGTCGTCTTTCTGGCCGTAAACTGGAAGATATGCAAGCGGGTGCGTCTGAACGTGTCGATGTCGAAGTTGAAAAGAAACATCCATTTGACTTTGTACTGTGGAAACATGCCAAGGAAAATGAACCGTCATGGGCATCACCTTGGGGCAATGGCCGTCCAGGCTGGCATATTGAATGTTCCGCAATGTCGACCTGCTGCCTAGGCAATCATTTCGATATTCATGGCGGTGGTGCTGATTTAACCTTCCCGCATCATGAAAATGAAATTGCACAATCTGAAGCAGCAACTGGTGAACAGTATGTCAATTACTGGATGCATGCCGGATTTATTAATGTCGATGGCGAGAAAATGTCGAAGTCTTTAGGCAATTTCTTCACCATTCGCGACGTGATTGAAAAATTCCATCCGGAAGTGGTGCGTTACTTTATTGTCTCTTCCCATTATCGTAGCCCGGTGAATTACTCGGATGTTGCCTTAAAAGAAGCAAAAAATACCTTGTCTCGTTTCTACCATTCTTTTAAAACCTATCAGGCGGTTTATGGTGATCATCTGATTGAAACTCTGGATGAGGCTTTGGTTGAGCGTTTCAATGCCGCTATGCGTGATGATTTCAATACGCCTGAAGCGATTGCGGTATTGTTCGAAATCAATAAAGAGCTGAATCGTACCGTGAAAGAAGAAAATGCGGAACAGGCAGCGATCTACTACGCAACTTTACGTCACCTGACCAATATTCTCGGTCTGGTACAGCAAAATGTAGATGAGTTCCTCAAATCTGACATTGGTCAAGAAGCATTGGGACTATCGCCTGAACAAATTGAAGATTTGATTCAACAGCGTCAGGATGCCAAGAAATCCAAAGAATTCGCACGCGCAGACGAAATCCGTCAATCTTTACTTGATCAAGGTGTTGTTCTTGAGGATACCCGTCAAGGTACAGTTTGGCGCCGTGCTGATTAA
- the yfcF gene encoding glutathione transferase: protein MQNIRLYVDKNRISPYAMSVYVALKEKGLDFQEIVVDLDQQQQKSAAYQAICPSAKVPCLIVDNFSLFESWAITEYLEDAFPAPNYPALYPKEIYARAKCRAIQALVKTDFMQIRQQMPSDSVFHLAKMSIPLTASITEEIQRLVNVAEYMLEDIWLTEHWSIADFDLAFMLHRLLSHQVKLPVKIIEYVERNFKCASVQAWLAEHEKAKTLI, encoded by the coding sequence ATGCAAAATATACGTTTATATGTCGATAAAAATAGAATCAGCCCTTATGCCATGTCGGTCTATGTTGCCTTAAAAGAAAAGGGTTTAGATTTTCAGGAAATAGTGGTCGATTTAGATCAGCAGCAACAGAAATCTGCGGCTTATCAAGCCATTTGTCCAAGTGCTAAAGTTCCGTGTTTAATAGTAGATAACTTTAGCCTGTTTGAATCATGGGCGATCACTGAATATTTGGAAGATGCCTTTCCAGCACCTAATTATCCAGCCTTATATCCTAAGGAAATTTATGCTAGAGCTAAATGTCGGGCCATACAAGCCTTGGTCAAAACCGATTTTATGCAAATCCGCCAGCAGATGCCTTCCGATTCGGTATTTCATCTAGCAAAAATGTCTATACCTCTTACAGCTTCGATCACTGAAGAAATTCAGCGCTTGGTGAATGTGGCAGAATATATGCTGGAGGACATATGGTTGACTGAACACTGGTCCATTGCAGACTTTGATCTGGCCTTTATGTTGCATCGTTTGCTGAGCCATCAGGTGAAACTTCCTGTGAAAATAATAGAATATGTCGAGCGTAATTTTAAGTGTGCTTCGGTACAGGCCTGGCTGGCAGAACATGAAAAAGCTAAAACTTTAATCTAA
- a CDS encoding fatty acid desaturase family protein yields the protein MNRKVSVTELFSRDEIKELTTTSDLHGAWAVGSTWTVIVMTFGTVAYSWEYLPTWGKILICALALAILAGRQLAMAILMHDASHHSLFKTKWLNTHLTDWLCARPIWNDVSKYRPYHLKHHAKTSQPDDPDLGLVKNFPITQSSLFRKFFRDLNGQSGLKFLAGRVLMDLELLEWSVSNDPKPIPHGDRSNLELAKNLLKNSSGMLISNAAIFSALWASGHPKMYLLWPLAYITPFPLFIRIRAMAEHAGLETSHSALSNTRTTRADWLARAFVAPIHVNYHIEHHLMASVPHQKLAKMHQMLREREYVDAPPSYLDVIRSLLKK from the coding sequence ATGAACAGAAAGGTCAGTGTCACAGAACTTTTTAGTCGTGACGAAATTAAAGAACTCACCACGACCTCAGACTTACACGGTGCCTGGGCAGTAGGTTCAACCTGGACCGTAATTGTCATGACCTTTGGTACGGTTGCCTATAGCTGGGAATATTTACCTACATGGGGAAAAATCCTGATATGTGCATTGGCATTGGCTATTCTTGCTGGACGCCAGCTTGCGATGGCTATTTTGATGCATGATGCCTCGCACCATAGCCTGTTCAAAACCAAATGGTTAAATACCCATCTGACTGATTGGCTCTGTGCACGCCCGATCTGGAATGATGTCAGCAAATACCGTCCTTATCACCTGAAACATCATGCTAAAACCTCGCAGCCAGATGATCCTGACTTGGGGTTGGTAAAAAACTTTCCCATTACGCAAAGCTCACTATTCAGGAAATTCTTCCGTGACCTGAATGGGCAATCGGGGCTTAAATTTCTCGCTGGTCGAGTATTAATGGATCTGGAATTGCTGGAATGGAGTGTTTCCAATGACCCCAAGCCAATTCCGCATGGTGATCGCAGCAATTTAGAGTTAGCGAAAAACTTGCTTAAAAATAGTTCTGGTATGTTAATTTCAAATGCAGCAATTTTTTCTGCTCTGTGGGCCAGCGGCCATCCTAAAATGTATTTATTATGGCCTCTCGCCTATATCACTCCATTTCCTTTGTTCATCCGCATCCGCGCTATGGCTGAGCATGCGGGCCTAGAAACCAGTCATTCCGCCCTTAGCAATACCCGCACCACCCGTGCAGACTGGCTGGCACGTGCTTTTGTAGCCCCAATTCATGTGAACTATCATATTGAACATCATTTGATGGCCTCTGTTCCGCATCAAAAGCTGGCGAAAATGCATCAGATGTTAAGGGAGCGTGAGTATGTCGATGCTCCGCCAAGTTATCTGGATGTGATTCGTTCACTTTTAAAAAAATAA
- a CDS encoding cation diffusion facilitator family transporter — protein sequence MGNSHHHEHSHVAVTAKNARKLSIALGLTTTFLIVEVIAGFLTQSLALLSDAAHMFTDAAALAIALVAIKIGQKPADNKRTFGYQRFEILAALFNALMLFVVAIYILFEAYQRLSHPPEIQSLGMMIVAVLGLIINLISMKILVSSSQESLNVKGAYLEVLSDALGSVGVIIGALVIYFTGWMWIDTLIAVLIGFWVLPRTWILLKQSINILLEGVPEEIDIEKLRHDLLALDGVQDIHQLKVWAITSKKVMLTVHLVAPNVDYQKLRHQTFEMLHHEHHITEMTLQIEAEDCPPEHRGQSSHPHSHAETHQH from the coding sequence GTGGGGAATTCACATCATCATGAACATAGTCATGTCGCCGTGACTGCAAAAAATGCCAGAAAATTATCAATAGCGCTGGGATTAACCACCACTTTTTTAATTGTGGAAGTGATTGCTGGTTTTCTAACTCAAAGTTTGGCCTTACTTTCTGATGCTGCGCATATGTTTACCGATGCTGCTGCACTGGCTATCGCTTTAGTCGCTATCAAAATTGGACAAAAACCGGCAGACAATAAACGGACATTTGGTTATCAGCGCTTTGAGATTTTGGCTGCTTTGTTTAACGCCTTAATGCTGTTTGTGGTTGCGATTTATATCTTGTTTGAAGCTTATCAGCGTTTGAGTCATCCACCAGAAATTCAAAGCCTTGGCATGATGATTGTTGCTGTTTTGGGGCTGATCATTAATCTGATTTCCATGAAAATTCTGGTGTCTAGTAGTCAGGAAAGTCTCAATGTCAAAGGTGCTTATCTGGAAGTGCTCAGTGATGCACTGGGATCTGTAGGCGTGATTATTGGAGCACTAGTGATTTATTTCACCGGCTGGATGTGGATAGATACACTCATTGCAGTATTAATCGGATTTTGGGTATTGCCAAGAACCTGGATTTTGCTGAAACAGAGCATCAATATTCTGCTTGAAGGTGTGCCGGAGGAAATTGATATTGAAAAATTACGTCACGATCTTTTGGCGCTTGATGGGGTCCAGGATATTCATCAGCTCAAGGTTTGGGCGATTACTTCCAAAAAAGTCATGCTGACCGTGCATCTGGTTGCACCGAATGTGGATTATCAGAAACTGCGGCATCAGACCTTTGAGATGCTTCACCATGAGCATCATATTACCGAGATGACCTTGCAGATTGAAGCAGAAGATTGCCCGCCGGAACATCGGGGACAATCCTCACATCCGCATTCACATGCTGAAACCCATCAGCATTGA
- a CDS encoding GNAT family N-acetyltransferase, which translates to MNIQPQIQIKSLEQISQPEWLFLWQDYQRFYQTQISDEVSENTWDKLTNYELDSIYGFAALIDGKVVGMVHVIEHNSSWTVRPYAYLQDLFTHPDYRGKGVARKLIQHVYQVAQQRNCDRVYWLTQESNHQAQALYNKVAKKTGFIQYRMD; encoded by the coding sequence ATGAATATACAGCCCCAGATCCAGATCAAATCTCTAGAGCAAATATCACAGCCGGAATGGCTATTTTTATGGCAAGACTATCAACGCTTTTATCAGACGCAAATTTCGGATGAGGTGAGTGAAAATACCTGGGATAAATTAACCAATTATGAATTAGATTCAATATACGGTTTTGCGGCCTTGATTGATGGAAAGGTCGTTGGGATGGTGCATGTCATCGAACATAACAGTAGCTGGACAGTAAGACCTTATGCCTATTTGCAGGATCTATTTACCCATCCTGACTATCGGGGAAAGGGTGTGGCGCGTAAGTTGATTCAACATGTCTATCAGGTTGCACAGCAGCGTAATTGCGACCGGGTTTACTGGCTGACTCAGGAATCAAATCATCAGGCACAAGCGTTGTATAACAAAGTCGCCAAGAAAACTGGATTCATCCAGTACCGTATGGATTAA
- the lptA gene encoding lipopolysaccharide transport periplasmic protein LptA has protein sequence MNQTPKAKMMHTFLKRMTLATVVGLGSIAAFALPSDRNQPITLLADRATFNERTGVTTYSGNVIIEQGTMKLQANSIVANLNNKRQISLITATGSPAQFQQKVDPAKGLAKGQAQKIVYNAETGIITLSGNAFLQQDGASIRGATLKYSMNKGDIEATGTPNKTGSSSGRVQIVIPPSSSTSFPGARD, from the coding sequence ATGAACCAAACTCCTAAAGCCAAAATGATGCACACTTTCCTGAAGCGTATGACGCTGGCGACTGTGGTTGGACTCGGTTCAATCGCTGCTTTTGCACTGCCATCTGACCGTAACCAGCCAATCACTTTGCTGGCTGACCGGGCGACTTTCAATGAGCGGACGGGTGTGACGACGTATTCGGGCAACGTTATCATTGAACAGGGCACCATGAAGCTGCAAGCCAATTCGATTGTGGCCAATCTGAACAATAAGCGTCAGATCAGCCTGATTACAGCGACAGGCAGCCCGGCACAGTTCCAGCAAAAAGTGGATCCGGCCAAAGGTCTTGCCAAAGGTCAGGCGCAGAAAATTGTCTACAATGCTGAAACCGGGATTATTACCTTGTCAGGTAATGCCTTCCTGCAACAGGACGGTGCCAGTATTCGTGGTGCGACTTTAAAATACAGCATGAACAAAGGCGATATCGAAGCTACCGGAACACCAAATAAAACCGGTTCATCGTCTGGCCGTGTACAAATCGTGATTCCACCCTCTAGTTCAACATCCTTCCCGGGAGCGCGTGATTAA
- a CDS encoding glutamine amidotransferase, whose protein sequence is MLNLAHLSDTVYAIQHLAFEDLGAWEDIFYQLGLRVRYFEAGIDDLTKAFKHPGLTIILGGPIAVYETEDYPFLQQEIDLLKVRLEKNLPTLGICLGAQLIAAALNAKVYPGDVKEIGWSKLSLASIENNPLKALEDIDVLHWHGDTFDLPEQVELLASSDLYPNQAFRVGQNILALQFHAEVASESLEKWLIGHTCELRKAQINIPALRADHQSYAPALEQAASSVLLHYLENLQLK, encoded by the coding sequence ATGCTGAACTTAGCCCACCTCTCCGATACCGTGTATGCCATTCAACATTTGGCTTTTGAAGACTTAGGTGCTTGGGAAGATATTTTTTATCAGCTCGGCTTACGTGTGCGTTATTTCGAAGCTGGCATCGATGATCTTACCAAGGCTTTTAAACATCCTGGATTAACAATTATTCTCGGTGGCCCGATTGCAGTCTATGAAACTGAGGATTACCCTTTCTTACAACAAGAAATAGACTTACTTAAAGTTCGACTGGAAAAGAATTTACCGACTTTAGGCATCTGTTTAGGTGCGCAGTTAATTGCTGCTGCATTGAATGCTAAAGTCTATCCCGGAGATGTGAAGGAAATTGGCTGGTCTAAACTCAGTCTTGCTTCTATTGAAAACAATCCACTAAAAGCTCTGGAGGATATTGACGTCCTGCATTGGCATGGTGATACCTTTGACCTACCTGAACAGGTAGAATTACTGGCCAGCTCTGATCTTTATCCAAATCAGGCCTTTCGGGTAGGACAGAATATTCTAGCACTACAATTCCATGCTGAAGTGGCCAGTGAAAGTTTAGAGAAATGGCTGATTGGACATACCTGTGAGTTACGCAAAGCCCAGATCAATATTCCCGCCTTACGGGCGGATCATCAAAGCTATGCGCCCGCGCTTGAACAGGCCGCCAGTTCGGTATTGCTGCATTATTTAGAAAACTTGCAACTTAAATAA